One segment of Cutaneotrichosporon cavernicola HIS019 DNA, chromosome: 4 DNA contains the following:
- the velB gene encoding uncharacterized protein (Velvet factor) has protein sequence MSTTSHYSRVLVGSMGAVCQRLKDLNGDPGLFFFAHDLGIRTEGTFSLRFTLVDLTSLAKAEVLKDESTEILARIFSDAFTVYSAKRFPGVLPTTELTQCFADQSVRLPTRQKRVISAMGSSSKRKK, from the exons ATGTCCACTACCTCGCATTACTCGCGCGTCCTGGTTGGCTCGATGGGAGCCGTCTGTCAAAGGCTCAAAGATCTGAATGGCGACCCCGGATTATTTTTCTTTGCCCATGATCTTGGTATCCGCACGGAGGGGACGTTTTCTTTGCGATTTACTCTGGTCGACCTGACGTC TCTCGCTAAAGCCGAggtcctcaaggacgagtcGACAGAGATTCTCGCGAGAATATTCAGTGACGCATTTACTGTCTA CTCGGCTAAACGGTTCCCTGGCGtcctccccaccaccgAGTTGACACAGTGCTTTGCAGACCAGAGCGTCCGACTGCCTACTCGCCAGAAGCGTGTGATTTCCGCTAtgggctcgtcctcgaagCGAAAGAAGTGA
- the ubp10 gene encoding uncharacterized protein (Zn-finger in ubiquitin-hydrolases and other protein), whose protein sequence is MSTPSPPAAKRPRLDADTPVSLSSPARDGLSFTSAPPTGNGAQKENGAAYDSSDDEEEELQPEKEDLSHRDMYLDTVSRSKLDFDFERLCSKSLSNINVYACLVCGKYFQGRGRGSWAYRHAVGENHRVWLNLATEKFYVLPEGYEVTDPSLNDVLSVLNPRYKAEGLRGLSDLREPSYTLANTSYIPGYIGLNNIKKNDYLNVIVQLLLHVPPVRDFLLNPTTPQLQEKARPTELVSRLATLCRRLWNPRLFKAQVSPHEFFQEVTKRSAGKFRTTEQGDPVEFLGWLVNTLHRDLGGTKKRNSSIIYTTFQGRVQIETQQVIVHKDYARPVFDLSREIQTVSSPFLFLALDLPPTPLFQDDNTRKIIPQVPLSTILAKFDGLTTQEFGPTLKRHHLTALPPYLILHIKRFTKNNFVEEKNPTIVNFPMRGVEMGPYVDPKPSDPIHLVYDLLSNVTLDTTVASTTAGQASGKRDPADEGVTTWKIHQRCGRGGGDHEKWFEMQDLRVDEVRSEMVFLGETVIQVWERRDLSTPKA, encoded by the exons ATGTCCACACCATCGCCTCCTGCCGCCAAGCGGCCCAggctcgacgccgacacaCCTGtgtccttgagctcacCCGCTCGTGACGGGCTCTCATTTACCTCCGCACCACCGACGGGGAACGGCGCACAAAAGGAGAACGGAGCTGCGTACGACAGcagcgatgacgaggaggaggagttgCAGCCAGAGAAGGAGGACTTGTCGCATCGTGACATGTACCTCGACACT GTTTCCcgctccaagctcgactttgacttTGAACGACTTTGCTCCAAGTCGCTCTCGAACATCAATGTGTACGCGTGCCTCGTATGCGGAAAGTACTTCCAGGGGCGCGGACGAGGGTCGTGGGCGTATAGACATGCGGTCGGCGAGAACCATCGCGTATGGCTCAACCTGGCGACGGAAAAGTTCTATGTCCTACCCGAGGGATACGAAGTGACGGACCCGTCCCTCAACGACGTCCTCTCCGTGCTCAACCCACGGTACAAGGCCGAAGGGTTGCGCGGGCTGAGTGACTTGCGCGAGCCATCATACACTCTAGCCAACACATCATACATTCCCGGCTACATCGGTCTGAACAATATCAAGAAGAACGACTACCTCAACGTCATCGTCCAACTTCTTCTGCATGTGCCGCCCGTCCGTgacttcctcctcaacccaACCACTCCACAGCTGCAGGAGAAGGCACGCCCAACGGAGCTCGTGTCTCGCCTCGCAACGCtctgccgccgcctctgGAACCCGCGCCTCTTCAAGGCTCAAGTATCCCCACACGAGTTCTTCCAAGAGGTCACAAAGCGCAGTGCAGGCAAGTTCCGCACGACCGAGCAGGGAGACCCCGTCGAATTCCTCGGGTGGCTCGTCAACACGCTCCACCGCGATCTTGGGGGCACCAAAAAGCGTAATTCGAGCATCATTTACACCACGTTCCAGGGGCGCGTGCAGATCGAGACGCAACAGGTCATCGTCCACAAGGACTATGCGCGCCCCGTGTTCGACCTGTCTCGAG AAATCCAGACCGTGTCCTCCCCTTTCCTCTTCCTGGCGCTTGATCTCCCGCCCACACCGCTGTTCCAGGATGACAACACGAGGAAGATTATCCCGCAGGTTCCATTGTCCACGATCCTCGCCAAGTTTGACGGCTTGACGACGCAGGAGTTCGGGCCCACGCTCAAACGCCATCACCTCACGGCCCTACCGCCTTACCTTATCCTCCACATCAAGCGCTTCACCAAGAACAACTTCGTCGAAGAGAAGAACCCGACGATTGTCAACTTCCCgatgcgcggcgtcgagatGGGGCCTT atgTCGACCCCAAACCTTCCGATCCCATCCATCTTGTGTACGATCTTCTGTCCAATGTCACGCTCGACACGACCGTCGCGTCGACAACAGCGGGACAGGCGTCCGGCAAGCGCGACCCCGCCGATGAGGGCGTGACGACGTGGAAGATTCACCAGCGATGtgggcgtggtggcggcgaccaCGAGAAGTGGTTCGAGATGCAGGAcctgcgcgtcgacgaggtccgCAGCGAGATGGTCTTCCTTGGTGAGACTGTTATCCAGGTGTGGGAGAGGCGGGACCTGTCAACACCCAAGGCTTGA
- the ABD1 gene encoding uncharacterized protein (mRNA (Guanine-N7-)-methyltransferase): MVYDPVRDCDIPSPAVSRRASLWGTPPPSATSQQGGPVPPAFQNERSPLPSPSIRPASAGLRSLLNDESDIYTSRRGSDHTVSSVADDEHSSRPHLAKLLNEPAPLLRPTSSHSGHSGSPRLSSPSVSLHPGAGPRGTIGTRSPHISPNTIPQHLVSSPSTSHPYDTYVPGPSSRRSSIDTQSMPPPEPPFIHRHESVQSAGSVSPRAQSFHQPRVAPAGRGSLSRPTSARSSSGGFAAPPPPASSSPEGSVRLLSEETIGGPNGRPPRPAKEYRPHRPSRYRSITLDDLARLRDQAVHNNPLRRAARQAAPSWSAPSPRVDDMDGPRSAGPSRRGSTASNVERPHFGWNGSPAPGSKRHSGEVDADSKRRRTDYRGNVATIASHYNQRAEVGIEQREFSPIIGLKKFNNWIKSVLIGKFTQRRRGGGARVLDIGCGKGGDLNKWKQARIALYVGMDIAETSINQARERWQTMRGNRFEAFFSAHDCYTNPIHEALPPQYTMRDLYDNVSMQFCMHYAFETPEKARMMMDNVTRYLKPGGLFIGTIPNSALLLSRLDEQPDDELSFGNSCCQITFAERHHQGIYGREYRFYLQDAVEDVPEYIVDWDNFVALAGEYGLELVYQKTFNDILQEEQSSREFGPLLGKMGVINENGESAMDADQWEAANLYMAFAFEKR; this comes from the exons ATGGTGTACGACCCTGTACGTGACTGCGACATCCCAAGTCCGGCCGTCAgccggcgcgcgtcgctgTGGGGGACGCCACCGCCTAGCGCGACGTCGCAGCAAGGCGGACCAGTTCCTCCCGCGTTCCAAAATGAGCGTTCTCCCCTCCCGTCCCCATCGATCCGGCCAGCGAGTGCTGGCCTCCGCTCACTCCTCAACGACGAGTCGGACATATACACGTCCAGACGCGGGTCGGACCACACCGTGTCCAGTGTTGCGGACGACGAACACTCTTCTCGCCCCCATCTTGCCAAACTACTCAACGAACCGGCGCCACTGCTGCGCCCGACCTCATCGCATTCGGGACACTCCGGTTCTCCACGGCTATCGTCCCCTAGTGTCTCACTTCATCCAGGGGCCGGACCACGAGGGACGATAGGCACACGGTCGCCGCACATCAGCCCCAACACAATCCCTCAACACCTCGTCTCTTCTCCCAGTACATCTCATCCATACGATACCTACGTTCCAGGTCCTTCCTCTAGACGGTCCTCCATCGACACGCAGTCAATGCCGCCACCCGAGCCTCCTTTCATTCACAGGCACGAGAGTGTGCAGAGCGCTGGCTCcgtctcgccgcgcgcacaGAGCTTCCACCAGCCTCGTGTGGCGCCGGCGGGGCGGGGCAGTCTCTCGCGCCCAACCTCTGCGCGGAGTTCAAGTGGGGGCTTCGcggcgccgcctcctcctgcctcgagctcgcctgAGGGTTCAGTCCGCCTTCTATCGGAGGAGACGATCGGCGGACCCAACGGCCGCCCTCCCCGGCCCGCGAAGGAATACAGACCCCATCGGCCCTCTAGGTACCGCTCCATCACGCTGGACGATCTTGCACGCTTGCGCGACCAGGCGGTGCACAACAACCCCCTacggcgagcggcgcgccagGCCGCACCATCGTGGTCTGCCCCATCGCCGCGCGTTGACGACATGGACGGGCCGCGCTCGGCCGGCCCTTCGCGGCGCGGCTCGACGGCATCCAACGTTGAGCGGCCGCACTTTGGGTGGAACGGCAGCCCTGCGCCCGGCAGCAAGCGCCACTCGGGTGAGGTTGATGCAGACTcgaagcggcggcgcacagACTACAGGGGCAACGTGGCGACAATCGCATCGCACTACAACCAGCGCGCAGAGGTCGGCATCGAGCAACGCGAGTTCAGTCCCATCATCGGACTGAAAAAGTTTAACAATTGGATCAAGAGCGTTCTTATCGGCAAGTTTacgcagcggcggcgcggcggcggcgcaagAGTCCTCGATATTGGGTgcggcaagggcggcgacTTGAACAAGTGGAAGCAAGCGCGCATTGCCCTATACGTCGGCATGGATATTGCCGAGACATCGATCAACCAGGCCCGCGAGCGTTGGCAGACCATGCGCGGGAATCGATTCGAGGCATTTTTTTCCGCGCACGACTGCTACACTAACCCGATTCACGAGGCACTGCCGCCGCAGTATACCATGCGCGACCTATACGACAACGTCAGCATGCAGTTCTGCATGCACTATGCGTTCGAGACCCCCGAAAAGGCACGCATGATGATGGACAATGTCACAAGATACCTCAAACCCGGCGGGTTATTCATCGGGACGATTCCAAACTCGGCGCTGCTACT ctcccGCCTCGATGAACagcccgacgacgagctctcCTTTGGAAACTCGTGCTGCCAGATCACATTTGCTGAACGCCACCACCAAGGCATATATGGACGCGAGTACCGATTCTATCTCCaggacgcggtcgaggacgtgccCGAGTACATTGTGGACTGGGACAACTTTGTCGCGCTTGCTGGCGAGTacggccttgagctcgtctACCAGAAAACATTCAATGACATCCTTCAAGAGGAGCAGAGTAGTCGCGAGTTCGGCCCGTTGCTTGGCAAGATGGGCGTCATCAATGAGAATGGCGAGAGTGCGATGGACGCGGACCAgtgggaggcggcga actTGTACATGGCCTTCGCGTTTGAGAAGCGCTAG
- the PFS2 gene encoding uncharacterized protein (Polyadenylation factor): MAVTVAASATPGAGPSRPREPDLWAPQRYLEPNHPDNEEVLEQAAYQAAVTRPAGDTRSNRKYKPRRTVDYMGGVQKWRMMSKKQAIPITLPPIHPNPSDIINLLPPVAHINDPSTSICDYFVHTSINKERSPTRVVQWTPDARRLLTGNDKGQFTLWNGASFNYESITQVHDDSIRSMAYSHNGTALVSTDKAGTIKYFTPHLTNIHGFQGHREACHGISWSPNDERFVTGGDDGLVKIWNYRAASSERELSGHGWDVRCVDWHPTKGLVVSGSKDMLVKFWDPRTGKELSTLHSHKAVVNAASWNPEGHIVATAGGDGYIRLFDIRTFRELDALKGAKEVNTLAWHPIHHSLLASGDAGGSIAYWSLLAPDPSKPVTLLEAAHDDAVFSLSFHPLGHILCSGSKDFTARFWCRARPGGGHEIDKYHIGEEAAFRAEAEEANRSRWPDLPQENKAPSGIGGVPGLPGFGAKPNVPSGNSTPTRGPSGPPGLSGPPGLARGSGTGTPPLPPPGMGRGPLPPQGQAGPQRRQWGRDAPQLPPTGGPGAGAAGGPPGGRGFDQPPARFDRDGQRGFDRDPRRQAHGQGGPGGHQQTHQLGHQQGFGQNGYGQRPGFGPGGGQGRGGPAGGGSGGPGGQGGPGQGGFRGGHGGQRGGHGGYQQQPYGRR, translated from the exons ATGGCAGTAACCGTAGCGGCATCTGCGACACCAGGTGCCGGCCCGTCACGTCCCCGCGAGCCCGACTTGTGGGCTCCCCAGCGATATCTCGAGCCCAACCATCCCGACAATGAGGAGGTACTCGAACAGGCGGCGTACCAGGCTGCCGTCACGCGTCCGGCAGGCGACACGCGCAGCAACAGGAAGTACAAGCCGCGTAGGACAGTCGACTACATGGGTGGTGTTCAGAAATGGCGCATG ATGAGCAAGAAGCAGGCGATCCCTATCACGCTGCCGCCAATACATCCAAACCCGAGCGATATCATTAAT CTCCTTCCTCCAGTGGCGCACATCAACGACCCATCGACATCCATCTGCGACTACTTTGTCCACACGAGTATCAACAAGGAgcgctcgccaacgcgTGTGGTGCAGTGGACACCTGACGCGCGTCGGTTATTGACGGGCAATGACAAAGGGCAGTTTACGCTATGGAACGGTGCATCGTTCAACTACGAGTCCATCACGCAGGTTCACGACGACAGCATCCGTTCCATGGCGTACAGTCACAACGGCACTGCGCTCGTGTCGACAGACAAGGCCGGGACGATCAAGTACTTTACCCCCCATCTGACCAACATCCACGGGTTCCAGGGACACCGCGAGGCGTGCCACGGCATCTCGTGGAGCCCGAACGACGAGCGTTTCGTCactggcggcgacgacggcctGGTAAAGATCTGGAACTATCGTGCTGCGTCATCTGAACGCGAGCTCTCGGGCCACGGATGGGACGTCCGCTGCGTCGACTGGCATCCGACCAAGGGTCTGGTAGTGAGCGGAAGCAAGGATATGCTCGTCAAGTTCTGGGACCCGCGCACAGGCAAGGAGCTGAGCACGCTGCATTCGCACAAGGCCGTCGTCAACGCCGCCTCGTGGAATCCCGAGGGGCACATTGTCGCCACCGCCGGAGGAGACGGGTATATTCGTCTCTTTGACATCCGCACGTTCCGCGaactcgacgcgctcaagggcgccaaggaggtcaaCACGCTTGCATGGCATCCGATCCACCACTCGCTCTTGGCCAGTGGCGACGCCGGTGGCTCCATTGCTTACTGGTCCCTCCTGGCGCCTGACCCAAGCAAGCCCGTCACCCTGTTAGAGGCGGcgcacgacgacgcggtcttctccctctccttccacCCGCTCGGGCACATCCTCTGCTCAGGCTCTAAAGACTTCACCGCTCGCTTCTGGTGCCGCGCCCGTCCAGGCGGCGGCCACGAGATCGACAAGTATCACATTGGTGAGGAAGCTGCGTTCCGTGccgaggcagaggaggcCAACAGGTCCCGCTGGCCCGACCTGCCACAGGAGAATAAAGCCCCGTCCGGTATTGGGGGTGTACCAGGCCTCCCTGGTTTCGGTGCCAAGCCCAACGTCCCTTCTGGGaactcgacgccgacgcgcggTCCGTCGGGGCCACCAGGACTATCTGGGCCTCCTGGGTTGGCACGGGGCTCCGGGACGGGAACGCCcccgctccctccgccGGGAATGGGGCGCGgccctctccctccgcAGGGGCAGGCCGGCCCACAACGCCGACAGTGGGgtcgcgacgcgccgcagCTACCTCCAACTGGTGGGCCTGGCGCTGGAGCGGCTGGAGGACCACCTGGCGGTCGCGGTTTCGACCAGCCGCCCGCGCGGTTTGATCGTGACGGTCAGCGCGGCTTCGACCGCGACCCGAGACGCCAGGCGCATGGCCAGGGTGGGCCGGGTGGCCATCAGCAGACCCACCAGCTGGGCCACCAGCAGGGCTTCGGACAGAACGGCTACGGCCAACGGCCAGGTTTTGGTCCTGGgggagggcaaggccgTGGAGGACCTGCTGGTGGAGGTTCTGGCGGCCCTGGTGGCCAAGGCGGACCGGGACAGGGTGGCTTCCGCGGCGGTCACGGTGGCCAGAGAGGAGGTCATGGGGGTTATCAGCAGCAGCCGTATGGGCGTCGATAG
- a CDS encoding uncharacterized protein (Trm112p-like protein) — MVRLITHNMLACHARNCNKDNFPLVFSDVELVVREAELNPDFLRRFLPKIDWAALVDTARSLGDTSLPDEMPTEWSDEQIQQLHHVLLEMHVEEGNMTCRGCGHIYPIQNGIPNMVSLTGRHS, encoded by the exons ATGGTCCGCCTCATCACCCACAACATGCTGGCGTGCCATGCGCGCAACTGTAACAAGGATAACTTTCCGCTCGTGTTCTCGGATGTCGAGCTTGTGGTTCGGGAGGCAGAGCTCAACCCCGACTTTCTGAGGCGTTTCCTTCCCAAGATTGACTGGGCGGCTCTGGTCGATACGGCACGGAGCCTTGGAGACACGTCGCTGCCCGACGAGATGCCGACCGAGTGGAGTGACGAGCAGATCCAGCAGCTGCACCATGTGCTTCTTGAG AtgcacgtcgaggagggaAACATGACCTGCCGCGGGTGCGGGCACATCTACCCGATCCAGAACGGTATCCCAAATATGGTGAGCTTGACTGGCAGACACAGCTAA
- the RPS20 gene encoding uncharacterized protein (Ribosomal protein S10p/S20e): MAEKDFDKTGAPASKTHKIRITLTSRNVKNLEKFSADLINRAKDRDLRVKGPVRLPTKILKHTTRKSPCGEGSKTWDRYEMRIHKRLIDLTSSAEVVKQITSISLEPGVEVEVTIAA; encoded by the exons atggccgagaaggactTTGACAAGACTGGCGCCCCCGCCAGCAAGACCCACAAG ATTCGCATTACGCTTACCTCGCGTAACGTGAAGAACCTCGAGAAGTTCTCGGCCGACCTCATCAACCGCGCCAAGGACCGCGACCTCCGTGTCAAGGGCCCTGTTCGTCTCCCCACCAAGATCCTCAAGCACACCACCCGCAAGTC gcccTGTGGTGAGGGTTCCAAGACCTGGGACCGCTACGAGATGCGCATCCACAAGCGCCTCATCGACCTTACTTCGTCGGCCGAGGTTGTTAAGCAGATCACCTCGATCTCGCTCGAGCCCGgagttgaggttgaggtcACCATTGCTGCTTAA
- a CDS encoding uncharacterized protein (Flavin containing amine oxidoreductase) produces the protein MTFDTIIIGAGWAGAVAARQLSRSGRKVLVLEARDRVGGRARTWVHGSNTIDIGCSWIHGYKEGNPARGIAEELGVTAHLPKAAQPGLYGPNGALPKETAVALGGALASAVAAARTPFPVPEPTESLADALFDSESKLFTSGVDRDTALGFARTLEVPLGLKLENASARWAGWEGATNFSGSDAAPDGGYEALVARVLDDAMANGAQVRLNAKVTEIKEEAGGVIVTAGEQYTCKTAIVTIPLGVLKRSLGIFSPSLPERYTEVVEGVHVGVLEKLLLRYSEAWWPNASTTGGYTFLPTGPAPSEGSSALEVLEGSTLIVANFGAGTLPPGPSPILLAYLSETPATALLKLPAEEVGAAFHEFLQKRFGVQGPKPEEVELTQWLNDEFALGATTTPSVKSQGERSPMDFKELSRPLWDGKLGWAGEHTEMENRGSVAGAVISGLREAARVEWLLKKGV, from the exons ATGACATTCGACACCATAATCATCGGCGCAGGCTGGGCCGGCGCCGTCGCAGCCCGCCAGCTCTCCCGCTCTGGCCGTAaagtcctcgtcctcgaagcgcgcgaccgcgtcggcggccgcgcgcgtaCTTGGGTCCATGGGTCGAACACTATCGATATCGGATGCTCCTGGATCCACGGGTACAAGGAGGGTAATCCAGCCCGTGGGATTGCCGAGGAGTTGGGTGTG ACAGCGCACCTTCCCAAGGCCGCCCAGCCGGGTCTTTATGGTCCAAACGGTGCTCTGCCAAAGGAAACAGCCGTCGCACTGGGAGGCGCGCTCGCTTCGGCTGTCgcggcggcaaggacaCCATTCCCCGTCCCGGAACCTACAGAGTCTCTCGCGGATGCCCTCTTCGATTCCGAGTCCAAGTTATTCACGTCGGGTGTGGATCGCGATACGGCATTGGGGTTCGCACGCACCCTCGAAGTACCTCTGGGTCTTAAGCTCGAGAATGCCTCGGCCCGTTGGGCGGGTTGGGAGGGCGCCACAAACTTCTCTGGTTCGGATGCAGCCCCGGATGGAGGGTACGAGGCACTCGTGGCCCGCGTTCTCGATGACGCTATGGCCAATGGAGCGCAGGTACGCCTCAACGCCAAAGTCACCGAaatcaaggaggaggctggaggCGTAATCGTCACGGCCGGGGAGCAGTATACCTGCAAGACGGCAATCGTCACGATCCCACTTGGAGTGCTTAAGCGCTCGCTTGGCATCTTCTCCCCCTCGTTGCCTGAGAGGTATACCGAGGTCGTTGAAGGCGTTCATGTCGGCGTGCTGGAGAAGTTGCTTCTACGGTATTCAGAGGCGTGGTGGCCCAACGCATCCACTACTGGCGGGTATACGTTCCTCCCCACCGGTCCGGCGCCTTCGGAGGGTAGCAGCGCGCTTGAGGTGCTTGAGGGGAGCACGCTTATTGTTGCCAACTTTGGAGCGGGGACGCTTCCTCCCGGTCCTAGCCCCATCTTGCTCGCATACCTCTCCGAGACGCCTGCGACtgcgctcctcaagctGCCGGCTGAGGAAGTCGGCGCAGCGTTCCATGAATTCCTCCAGAAGAGGTTTGGGGTGCAGGGACCCAAGCCTGAGGAGGTCGAACTTACGCAATGGCTTAATGACGAGTTTGCGCTTGGAGCCACGACTACGCCTAGTGTCAAGAGCCAGGGCGAGCGGTCGCCTATGGACTTTAAGGAGCTGAGTCGGCCGCTGTGGGATGGCAAGCTTGGGTGGGCTGGCGAGCACACCGAGATGGAGAATCGCGGGAGTGTTGCGGGTGCAGTCATCTCTGGGCTGCGCGAGGCTGCACGCGTCGAGTGGCTGCTCAAGAAGGGTGTGTAG
- the ADA2 gene encoding uncharacterized protein (Functions as component of the transcription regulatory histone acetylation (HAT) complexes SAGA, SALSA and ADA. SAGA is involved in RNA polymerase II-dependent transcriptional regulation), whose translation MTVTQRRVRAADPAGPEDRAITEPGIKYTCDICGIDITHTVRMKCAHPDCAEIDICPNCFREGKKVQKHEPWHDYKVIEQHSYPIFCTDWGADEEMLLIGGCQAHGLGNWAEVADHVGTRTKEECELHYIEVFLGCGKGSDVKNDSEMPHETPEDEHYSRFMPPMNRTFSIDPDEFQRRKKARIEELRKPQPLAKGTAKTLTSAPTNHEVGGFMPGRLEFEYELENDAELAIKDLEFGLVLEYGGADQPMAKVTRPVEEEGGEDEGEDEEEEEEDVKPKIEEGEGSGSSSPGKRKRSEEEDPVETALEVEDPDELEVKIALLNIYRYKLDKRVMAKDLIFDRSLTQHKKLTALERKRPKEEKELIGRYKPLAKLQTAEDFEVFVEGIMHEHQLRRRITELQEYRRVGITMGYEAESYDVAKAARAGFRPVVSREQTDPIRTGARINAGQNRYLHGTPPLSDSRGVSTPPARPRAPTKPKDLRSAEGIELLTDEEALVASHTHVEPKKFQGVVAAMIIRNEALQGKLRRREARNKHHIDVNHAARIWDYLVMVGKVKLAYDAKIKAFDLKHGEKGFPPPPTVYVPAGGPPNPLPQSTIFANGDRPVMA comes from the exons ATGACCGTCACTCAacgccgcgtccgcgcGGCGGACCCAGCGGGACCAGAGGACCGCGCCA TCACTGAACCCGGCATCAAGTACACCTGCGACATCT GTGGAATCGACATTACTCACACTGTCCGTATGAAGTGCGCACATCCAGACTgcgccgagatcgacatATGCCCTAACTGTTTCCGTGAAGGCAAAAAGGTCCAGAAACACGAGCCCTGGCACGACTACAAAGTTATT GAGCAGCACTCGTACCCAATCTTCTGCACCGATTGGGgggcggacgaggagatgctcCTCATCGGCGGCTGCCAGGCACACGGTCTGGGCAACTGGGCCGAAGTTGCAGACCACGTCGGCACGCGCACCAAGGAGGAATGCGAGCTCCACTACATCGAGGTCTTCCTTGGCTGCGGGAAAGGGTCAGACGTCAAGAATGACTCGGAGATGCCCCACGAGACACCCGAGGACGAACATTACAGCAGGTTCATGCCACCCATGAACCGCACGTTCAGCATTGACCCCGACGAGTTCCAGCGCCGCAAAAAGGCCAGGATAGAGGAGCTACGCAAGCCGCAGCCTTTAGCAAAAGGCACCGCCAAGACGCTCACGTCTGCGCCGACGAACCACGAGGTCGGAGGCTTCATGCCTGGCCGTCTTGAGTTTGAATACGAGCTCGAGAATGACGCCGAACTCGCCATTAAGGATCTCGAGTTCGGCCTGGTGCTCGAGTACGGTGGCGCCGACCAGCCGATGGCCAAGGTCACACGccccgtcgaggaggaaggaggagaggacgagggagaggacgaggaggaggaagaagaagatgtCAAGCCAAAGatcgaggaaggcgagggcTCGGGCAGTAGCTCCCCGgggaagcgcaagcgcagcgaagaggaggaccCTGTCGAGACTGCCttggaggtcgaggaccccgacgagcttgaggtcAAGATTGCACTTCTCAACATCTACCGCtacaagctcgacaagcgCGTGATGGCCAAGGACCTCATCTTCGACCGTTCATTGACCCAGCACAAGAAG cttaccgctctcgagcgcaagcggccaaaggaggagaaggagctgaTCGGCCGCTACAAGCCTCTCGCCAAGCTGCAGACGGCAGAGGACTTCGAAGTCTTTGTCGAGGGGATTATGCACGAGCACCAACTGCGCCGCAGAATCACTGAACTGCAAGAGTACCGGCGCGTCGGCATCACTATGGGATACGAGGCCGAGTCCTACGATGTGGCAAAGGCCGCGCGTGCTGGCTTCCGACCTGTCGTGTCGCGCGAGCAGACCGACCCTATTCGAACCGGTGCACGCATAAATGCGGGCCAGAACCGCTACCTGCACGGAACTCCACCGCTCTCCGACTCGCGCGGCGTGAGTACGCCTCCAGCACGCCCACGCGCCCCGACCAAGCCCAAGGACCTGCgcagcgccgagggcaTAGAGCTACtcacggacgaggaggcgttGGTGGCGTCGCACACGCACGTCGAGCCCAAGAAGTTCCAGGGCGTCGTGGCGGCCATGATCATCCGCAACGAGGCTCTCCAAGGCAAATTGCGTCGGCGGGAGGCTCGTAATAAGCACCACATTGACGTCAACCACGCGGCGAGGATCTGGGACTACCTCGTGATGGTGGGCAAGGTCAAGCTGGCGTATGATgccaagatcaaggcgTTCGACCTCAAGCACGGCGAGAAGGGATTCCCACCGCCCCCCACCGTGTACGTTCCTGCTGGTGGCCCACCCAATCCCCTCCCCCAATCGACCATCTTCGCCAACGGTGACCGTCCCGTGATGGCGTAG
- a CDS encoding uncharacterized protein (Membrane magnesium transporter), producing MLANALVVLASIALLHAAFSAYEYLSALKALGQPSAALPNSIIAEAVVSLLIFIPAIALAYPPLQDVTYRGELAKRTPDDMDARMGFMRFSARGAALFGDRS from the exons ATGCTTGCAAACgcactcgtcgtcctcgcaTCCATCGCTCTCCTGCATG CCGCTTTCTCGGCTTATGAGT ACTTGAGCGCGCTCAAAGCACTCGGACAACCCAGTGCAGCGTTGCCAAACAGC atCATCGCAGAGGCCGTCGTTTCCCTTCTCATCTTCATTCCGGCTATTGCGCTCGCCTACCCTCCCCTCCAGGACGTGACCTACCGCGGCGAACTGGCAAAGCG CACACccgacgacatggacgcGCGCATGGGCTTTATGCGCTTCAGCGCACGCGGCGCGGCCCTCTTCGGCGATCGCTCATAG